The Saprospiraceae bacterium genome includes a window with the following:
- a CDS encoding MerC domain-containing protein — MDKYFKINADTAGFFTSMLCALHCSAIPVLISLGLVGTGSWLHNHLFDWIIIGIGVVIASYSLVGDFISKHRRILPLSMAAVGFLFLLIGMVEHHGWMLVFSVVGGLLVASSHMINFRYSGSCAVKQSA; from the coding sequence ATGGACAAATATTTCAAAATAAATGCTGACACAGCAGGGTTTTTCACTTCAATGCTTTGCGCATTGCATTGTTCAGCGATTCCTGTACTGATTTCTCTCGGACTCGTCGGTACAGGTTCATGGTTGCACAATCATTTATTTGACTGGATTATCATCGGTATCGGTGTTGTGATAGCATCTTACTCCTTAGTAGGCGACTTTATAAGTAAACACCGTAGAATTCTGCCTTTGTCAATGGCCGCTGTAGGATTTCTTTTTCTCCTGATCGGCATGGTAGAACATCATGGGTGGATGTTGGTATTTAGTGTGGTTGGCGGTTTGTTGGTAGCTTCGTCACACATGATCAATTTCAGGTACTCAGGCTCCTGCGCTGTTAAACAGAGTGCATAA
- a CDS encoding Rieske 2Fe-2S domain-containing protein, producing MNKSQFFIDPDIRKAFTLPSDVYTSPEIFQRLKDMLFVKSWQLVSGSLMCGNEFNLLPGTFLPDLVDEPLLFVREGEKINCISNVCTHRAKILVETPQLSNVIRCGYHGRCFRTDGTFKSMPEFDDALNFPDPSDNLKHFDMQKFGCFHFVSLFPHVDLEKILEPVTRHLSKFRYDQLEFRPELSATYLVNANWLAYCDNYLEGFHIPFVHKTLNEKVEYTNYEIRTFEYCNVQIARAKEGEPSIELSQEDPDFGENIYAYYWFIYPNLMLNFYAWGISVNIVQPVGQDKTRIIFETYLFRDLESQKFADTALHLTEMEDEAVVESVQLGLKSMTYNRGRFSPTREQAVHAFHLYLSGIL from the coding sequence ATGAACAAATCACAATTTTTTATAGACCCTGATATCCGAAAAGCATTCACGCTTCCTTCTGATGTTTATACTTCTCCGGAAATATTTCAGAGATTGAAAGACATGTTATTTGTCAAATCGTGGCAACTCGTTTCCGGAAGTCTGATGTGCGGTAATGAATTCAATCTGTTACCGGGCACATTTTTGCCTGATTTAGTGGACGAACCGCTGCTTTTTGTTCGTGAGGGTGAAAAAATAAATTGTATATCGAATGTCTGTACGCACAGAGCTAAAATATTGGTGGAAACTCCACAGCTTTCAAATGTTATCAGATGCGGTTACCATGGAAGGTGTTTCAGGACAGATGGTACTTTCAAATCCATGCCGGAGTTTGATGATGCACTCAATTTTCCGGACCCTTCAGACAATCTGAAACATTTTGACATGCAGAAATTCGGGTGTTTTCATTTTGTTTCTCTTTTTCCGCATGTTGATCTGGAAAAAATATTGGAACCGGTAACCAGACATTTGTCCAAATTTCGTTATGACCAATTGGAATTCAGACCTGAACTATCTGCAACCTATCTGGTCAATGCAAACTGGCTGGCGTATTGTGACAATTATCTGGAAGGATTTCACATTCCGTTTGTGCACAAAACGCTGAATGAAAAAGTGGAATATACTAATTACGAAATCAGAACTTTTGAATACTGTAATGTACAGATTGCCAGAGCCAAAGAAGGAGAGCCAAGTATTGAACTTTCGCAGGAAGACCCGGACTTTGGGGAAAATATTTATGCTTATTATTGGTTTATCTATCCTAATCTGATGCTCAATTTTTACGCATGGGGTATTTCTGTCAATATAGTACAACCGGTAGGTCAGGATAAAACCCGGATAATATTTGAAACGTACTTGTTCAGAGATTTGGAAAGCCAAAAATTTGCAGATACTGCTTTACATCTGACAGAAATGGAAGACGAAGCTGTTGTAGAAAGTGTTCAGCTTGGATTAAAATCTATGACCTATAATCGCGGAAGATTTTCGCCTACACGGGAACAGGCTGTCCACGCTTTTCATCTTTATCTTAGTGGGATATTGTGA
- a CDS encoding FAD-dependent monooxygenase, with protein sequence MSEKIVIVGAGLCGAMMGLRLAQKGFKVSIYERRPDMRKVDISAGRSINLALSDRGLKGLEMVGLREKVAPLIIPMYGRMIHPMDGEPGFYAYSGRKGECINSISRGGLNMLLLDEAEKTGLVDIQFDTECLRVDFETGEVRLRNNEDGMSFSDTGIFVLGTDGAASAVRRSMSAISGQLRFDFSQKFLDTGYKELSIPPDENGGFRIEKNALHIWPRNGFMMIALPNLDGSFTVTLFMPFEGEVSFEMFKNDTIIDHFFKTQFSEAYRHMPELIDDFHNNPASSLGTVKCWPWQVNGKSTLMGDAAHAVVPFYGQGMNASFEDCVILDECIDQYGPDWTSVLKHYQESRKPNADAIADLAEDNFYEMRDATADPVFNLKRKIELQLEQRFPEYYSKYSMVTFREDLPYETAMIKGRKQDAILMDFAAKAGNPEDVDFNQLMDLIKEIG encoded by the coding sequence ATGAGTGAAAAAATAGTGATTGTAGGTGCCGGGCTTTGTGGTGCTATGATGGGTCTTCGTTTGGCACAAAAAGGATTTAAAGTTAGTATTTATGAACGAAGACCTGATATGCGAAAAGTAGATATCAGCGCAGGAAGGTCTATAAATCTGGCACTGTCCGACAGGGGTTTGAAAGGTCTTGAAATGGTAGGTCTCAGAGAAAAAGTTGCTCCCTTGATCATTCCGATGTACGGACGTATGATTCATCCGATGGATGGAGAACCGGGATTTTATGCTTACTCCGGCAGAAAAGGTGAATGCATCAATTCTATCTCCCGTGGAGGCCTGAATATGCTACTTCTGGATGAAGCAGAAAAAACCGGCCTGGTGGATATTCAATTTGATACGGAATGCCTGAGAGTAGATTTTGAGACAGGGGAAGTCCGGCTTCGGAACAATGAAGATGGAATGAGCTTTTCGGATACGGGGATTTTTGTATTAGGGACGGATGGCGCCGCTTCGGCAGTTCGTCGTAGTATGTCAGCAATTTCGGGTCAGCTCAGATTTGATTTCTCTCAAAAGTTTTTGGACACCGGATATAAGGAACTAAGCATACCGCCGGACGAAAATGGTGGTTTCAGAATAGAAAAAAATGCACTTCATATCTGGCCGAGAAACGGATTTATGATGATTGCATTACCCAATCTGGATGGCAGTTTTACCGTTACGCTGTTTATGCCGTTTGAAGGGGAAGTCAGTTTTGAAATGTTTAAAAATGATACGATCATTGATCATTTTTTTAAAACACAATTCAGTGAAGCTTATCGGCACATGCCGGAATTAATTGATGATTTTCACAATAATCCTGCGAGTTCTCTGGGAACTGTAAAATGTTGGCCATGGCAAGTTAATGGTAAAAGCACATTGATGGGAGATGCAGCACATGCAGTCGTGCCTTTCTATGGACAGGGGATGAATGCTTCGTTTGAAGATTGTGTCATCCTGGATGAATGTATTGACCAGTATGGCCCGGACTGGACATCCGTTCTGAAACATTATCAGGAATCCCGAAAACCAAATGCGGACGCTATCGCAGATCTGGCAGAGGATAATTTTTATGAGATGAGAGATGCTACTGCGGATCCGGTTTTTAATCTCAAAAGAAAAATTGAGTTACAACTGGAACAACGTTTTCCGGAATATTACAGTAAATACAGTATGGTGACATTCCGGGAAGATCTTCCTTATGAGACAGCCATGATCAAAGGTAGAAAACAGGATGCCATATTGATGGATTTTGCAGCGAAGGCAGGAAATCCGGAGGATGTAGATTTTAATCAGTTGATGGATTTGATTAAAGAAATAGGATAG
- a CDS encoding 3-hydroxyanthranilate 3,4-dioxygenase: MSIARPFNLKKWIDEHRHELKPPVGNRNLYKDAGDYIVMIVGGPNARKDYHYNETEELFYQIEGDIVVRIQEDGKAVDVPIREGEMFLLPAKVPHSPMRSEGSVGLVIELKRTGQERDGLMWFCEQCNSKLHDSYFHLENIEKDFFPRFREFYNSTELRTCPNCGHTMEADKRFTDQEPTNG; this comes from the coding sequence ATGTCAATCGCCAGACCTTTCAATCTCAAAAAATGGATCGATGAACATCGCCACGAACTAAAACCACCGGTAGGAAACAGAAATCTTTACAAAGACGCCGGAGACTATATAGTGATGATCGTCGGAGGCCCGAATGCACGAAAAGATTACCATTATAATGAAACGGAAGAACTTTTTTATCAAATCGAAGGCGACATTGTGGTCAGAATTCAGGAAGATGGAAAAGCTGTGGATGTTCCGATCAGAGAAGGAGAGATGTTTTTACTTCCTGCAAAGGTACCACACTCACCGATGCGATCAGAAGGCTCCGTTGGTCTGGTTATAGAATTGAAACGCACAGGTCAGGAAAGAGATGGGTTGATGTGGTTTTGTGAACAATGCAATTCAAAATTACATGATTCCTATTTTCATCTTGAAAACATAGAGAAAGATTTTTTTCCGAGATTCAGGGAGTTTTACAATTCAACCGAGCTGCGAACCTGCCCAAATTGCGGTCACACCATGGAAGCAGACAAAAGATTTACGGATCAGGAACCAACCAATGGGTAG
- a CDS encoding UDP-2,3-diacylglucosamine diphosphatase, which produces MGSNIYFASDFHLGVDALLTSSEREKKIVRWLDFIAPDAKELLLVGDVFDYWFEYNKVIPKGYSRFFGKIAELVDAGISISYFTGNHDMWMFRYMTEEFGIPIYRSPIKREWNGKEFLIGHGDGLGPGDNGYKMIKKIFENKFCQWAYGKIHPDPGIALMKYFSTKSRAYTGDESNFSPPDEWLVMYSESIVKQSDLDYLIFGHRHLPIDYLLSNNYSRYINLGDWLYFCSYAVFNGKDLEIRFFESEYETIFGNTQTKNKEINQNEMI; this is translated from the coding sequence ATGGGTAGTAATATTTATTTTGCTTCAGATTTCCATTTGGGAGTGGATGCACTTTTAACATCATCAGAAAGGGAAAAAAAAATTGTGCGTTGGCTTGATTTTATTGCTCCTGACGCCAAAGAGTTACTTTTGGTGGGTGATGTTTTTGACTATTGGTTTGAATATAATAAAGTCATTCCCAAAGGATATAGCCGATTTTTCGGAAAGATTGCCGAATTGGTGGATGCCGGAATTTCTATCTCCTATTTTACCGGAAATCATGATATGTGGATGTTCAGATACATGACTGAGGAATTTGGCATCCCGATTTATCGGTCTCCCATCAAAAGGGAATGGAATGGCAAAGAATTTTTAATCGGACATGGAGACGGATTGGGTCCCGGTGATAATGGATACAAAATGATTAAAAAGATTTTTGAAAACAAATTTTGTCAATGGGCTTACGGTAAAATACACCCTGATCCCGGTATAGCTTTAATGAAATACTTCAGTACCAAAAGCAGGGCCTACACAGGCGATGAAAGCAACTTCAGTCCACCGGACGAATGGTTGGTGATGTATTCAGAATCAATTGTCAAACAATCAGATTTGGATTACCTGATTTTTGGACACAGACATTTGCCAATTGATTATCTGCTCTCCAATAATTACAGCCGATATATCAATTTAGGGGATTGGTTATATTTTTGCTCTTATGCAGTTTTTAATGGTAAGGATTTAGAAATTCGTTTTTTTGAATCAGAATATGAGACTATATTTGGCAATACACAAACAAAGAATAAAGAAATCAACCAAAATGAAATGATATGA
- a CDS encoding urocanate hydratase — protein sequence MRVVEDDIHKFQEDICVGFPADLPSFQELDTAVAHAPVRVIQGVLTTDEKKLAVSNALRYFKAEHHPILAPEFYNELETYGRIYMHRFRPEYPMYARPISHYPARSVQAAGIMLMIQNNLDPKVAKYPHELITYGGNGAVFQNWAQYLLTMQYLSEMTDEQTLVLYSGHPMGLFPSNKNAPRVVVTNGMMIPNYSKKEDWNKYNAIGVTSYGQMTAGSFMYIGPQGIVHGTTITLLNAGRRMGLGTNDLKGIAYVTSGLGGMSGAQALAAVITGAVGVIAEVDNDAIQQRITDGYITSENVFSDLDVLIQKIEDCKKNKTAIALIYHGNIVDLWEKLAEKNIQIELGSDQTSLHNIDDLGYCPSGFTFEEAKVLLLTDKVRFMSEVKKTLKRHVIAINKLSAAGMYFWDYGNAFLKEAGDADADVFADESHLKFRYPSYVQDILGPLCFDYGFGPFRWVCLSGSKADLDKTDKIAENILTEMYENAPHEIKGQLFDNIIWIQNADKNIPIVGSKSRILYADSDGRIKIAAAFNEAIKNGEISGPVVLGRDHHDVSGTDSPFRETSNIYDGSKFTADMAVHNFVGDAFRGATWVSLHNGGGVGWGEVINGGFGMVIDGSEQSLENIHSMLHWDVNNGIARRSWARNEEAIFAIKRAMAQNPALKVTLPNLADENLLDDLIK from the coding sequence ATGAGAGTGGTTGAAGATGATATCCATAAATTTCAAGAAGATATCTGTGTAGGATTTCCGGCTGATTTGCCTTCATTTCAAGAACTTGATACTGCAGTGGCACATGCTCCGGTCAGAGTGATTCAGGGTGTACTTACAACAGATGAAAAAAAGCTTGCAGTCAGTAATGCCCTCAGATATTTCAAAGCTGAACACCACCCTATTCTTGCTCCGGAATTTTATAACGAACTGGAAACTTACGGCAGGATTTACATGCATCGTTTCAGACCGGAATATCCGATGTATGCCAGACCTATTTCCCATTATCCTGCCCGATCTGTTCAGGCTGCCGGTATTATGCTCATGATACAGAACAATCTGGATCCGAAAGTTGCAAAATACCCACACGAACTGATTACTTATGGAGGAAATGGTGCAGTTTTTCAAAATTGGGCGCAATACCTGCTTACCATGCAGTATCTGTCTGAAATGACGGATGAACAAACACTTGTTTTATACTCCGGACACCCGATGGGGCTTTTCCCATCCAATAAAAATGCACCTCGTGTTGTGGTAACTAACGGCATGATGATCCCCAATTATTCCAAAAAAGAAGACTGGAATAAATACAATGCAATCGGTGTGACTTCCTATGGTCAAATGACAGCCGGTTCGTTTATGTACATTGGCCCGCAGGGAATAGTTCATGGCACGACCATCACACTCCTGAACGCAGGTCGAAGGATGGGATTAGGTACAAATGATCTGAAAGGAATCGCTTATGTAACCTCAGGACTAGGAGGGATGTCCGGTGCACAGGCACTCGCAGCAGTGATCACAGGTGCGGTAGGAGTTATCGCTGAAGTGGACAATGACGCCATACAACAACGGATCACAGATGGATATATAACTTCCGAGAATGTGTTTAGCGATCTTGATGTTTTGATTCAAAAAATTGAAGATTGCAAAAAGAATAAAACAGCCATTGCATTAATTTATCATGGCAATATTGTGGACCTTTGGGAGAAACTGGCAGAAAAAAATATTCAGATAGAACTCGGATCGGATCAGACTTCCCTTCACAATATTGACGATTTGGGTTACTGTCCTTCGGGCTTTACTTTTGAAGAAGCGAAAGTTCTGCTCCTGACTGACAAAGTACGTTTTATGTCAGAAGTCAAAAAAACTTTGAAAAGGCATGTTATTGCGATTAATAAACTTTCGGCTGCCGGAATGTATTTTTGGGATTATGGAAATGCTTTTCTGAAAGAAGCCGGGGACGCAGATGCAGATGTCTTTGCGGATGAATCACATTTAAAATTCAGATATCCATCCTACGTTCAGGATATCCTGGGGCCGCTGTGTTTTGATTATGGATTTGGTCCATTCAGATGGGTATGTCTTTCAGGCTCAAAAGCTGATCTCGATAAAACAGATAAAATAGCAGAAAATATTCTGACAGAGATGTATGAAAATGCACCACATGAAATAAAGGGTCAGTTGTTTGACAACATCATTTGGATACAAAATGCAGATAAAAACATTCCTATTGTCGGATCGAAATCCAGAATATTGTATGCAGATTCTGACGGTCGTATCAAAATAGCTGCTGCATTTAATGAAGCCATTAAAAATGGAGAAATCAGTGGTCCGGTCGTTTTAGGAAGGGATCATCATGATGTTTCGGGGACAGACTCTCCCTTCAGAGAAACGTCCAATATCTATGATGGCTCAAAATTTACCGCAGATATGGCTGTTCATAATTTTGTGGGTGATGCATTCCGAGGGGCTACTTGGGTTTCATTGCACAATGGCGGCGGAGTTGGATGGGGCGAAGTGATTAATGGTGGATTTGGAATGGTTATTGACGGTTCTGAGCAATCTCTGGAAAATATTCATTCAATGTTGCATTGGGATGTGAATAACGGTATCGCCAGAAGAAGTTGGGCACGAAATGAAGAAGCTATATTTGCCATTAAAAGAGCTATGGCTCAAAATCCGGCGCTTAAAGTTACATTACCTAATCTGGCTGATGAAAATTTGCTGGATGATCTGATTAAATAA
- a CDS encoding glycosyltransferase, producing the protein MKRIVCFGPGPKFKGGISDYNTALAIALDKIEETEVYIVSWTNQYPAIIPREFVDKKSKTDFISGTDIRVKYLTNYNNPFTWISTANYIASLKPDIVVFQWAIAIQGLPLSWIAARIKRKCQAEVIFDLHFVIQKEGSILDAWFSKMALKHAHTYIAHAYKTVDELKTLLPSQQYYVNETGVRNSGKGKNVIKLFHPIYELFKEDEDFDVLSFKKELGLKKHVFLFFGFIRKYKGLHYVIEAFSKVAAQRDDVSLLICGESFWKTMNPTGFMTILKTFIFNVVKKIFLRKKDNEGDYNPLALIQSLGLQESTVVVNEFVPNEDVHKYFQACDAVVLFYEYATPSGIESLSYNFRKPLLATKVGHFPETIEDGFNGYLAEAGDIDSMADQMLRFLSNPLPPENVVTKTKDMSWFNYANAIVNDEKVSSKT; encoded by the coding sequence ATGAAGAGAATAGTTTGTTTCGGACCCGGTCCAAAATTCAAAGGAGGTATTTCAGATTATAATACTGCTCTGGCGATTGCATTGGACAAAATAGAAGAAACGGAAGTGTATATTGTGAGCTGGACAAATCAATATCCGGCCATCATCCCACGAGAATTTGTGGATAAAAAAAGTAAAACAGACTTTATTTCGGGTACAGACATACGTGTCAAGTACCTGACGAACTATAACAACCCATTCACCTGGATAAGTACCGCCAATTACATTGCATCATTAAAACCTGATATCGTCGTTTTCCAATGGGCTATCGCTATTCAAGGATTACCTTTAAGTTGGATTGCAGCACGAATTAAAAGAAAGTGTCAGGCGGAAGTTATTTTTGATCTGCACTTTGTGATACAAAAAGAAGGAAGTATTCTGGACGCCTGGTTTTCAAAAATGGCCCTGAAACATGCACATACTTATATTGCGCATGCTTACAAAACGGTGGACGAACTGAAGACTTTACTTCCTTCTCAACAATATTATGTGAATGAGACCGGGGTCAGAAATTCCGGGAAAGGAAAAAATGTTATTAAACTGTTTCATCCGATTTATGAACTATTTAAAGAAGATGAAGATTTTGATGTGCTTTCTTTTAAAAAGGAATTAGGTTTGAAAAAACATGTTTTCCTGTTTTTTGGATTTATCCGAAAGTATAAAGGACTCCATTATGTCATCGAAGCATTTTCTAAAGTTGCAGCACAACGGGATGATGTCTCACTGCTCATATGCGGCGAATCTTTCTGGAAAACCATGAATCCCACAGGCTTTATGACGATTTTAAAAACATTTATTTTTAACGTCGTCAAAAAAATCTTTTTACGAAAGAAAGATAATGAAGGTGATTACAATCCATTGGCCTTGATACAGTCGCTCGGGCTTCAGGAGAGTACGGTAGTGGTAAATGAATTTGTCCCCAATGAAGATGTACACAAATACTTTCAGGCTTGTGATGCGGTTGTTTTGTTTTATGAATATGCCACACCTTCAGGTATTGAATCACTGAGTTACAATTTCAGAAAACCACTTTTAGCTACGAAAGTCGGTCACTTCCCTGAAACCATTGAAGACGGATTTAACGGATATCTTGCAGAAGCCGGTGACATTGACTCGATGGCCGATCAAATGCTGCGATTTCTTTCCAATCCGTTGCCACCTGAAAATGTAGTGACTAAAACCAAAGATATGAGTTGGTTTAATTATGCTAATGCCATCGTTAATGATGAAAAAGTGTCTTCAAAAACATAA